In Mustela nigripes isolate SB6536 chromosome 2, MUSNIG.SB6536, whole genome shotgun sequence, a single window of DNA contains:
- the OXNAD1 gene encoding oxidoreductase NAD-binding domain-containing protein 1 isoform X1 → MACAAVLVPGLLRSSSGTICSPAASLKLTSTALRHLTLTSIMKSKRKTDHLERTASVVRREVVSAAKVCGAANESPSVKRLCLLVADKDFSFKAGQWVDFFIPGVSVVGGFSICSSPRLLEEERMIELAVKYTNHPPALWIHNQCTLDSEVAVRVGGEFFFDPQPADAPRNLVLIAGGVGINPLLSILRHAADLHREWADKGGGYEMGTIKLFYSAQNTSELLFKKNILDLVNEFPEKIVCRLHVTKQTTQISAELKPYITEGRITEKEISDHVSKETLFYICGPPPMTDFFSKQLENSRVPPEHICFEKWW, encoded by the exons ATGGCCTGTGCTGCTGTCTTGGTCCCTGGGTTGTTGCGAAGCTCTTCTGGAACCATCTGCAGTCCGGCTGCTTCACTGAAACTGACATCCACCGCTTTGCGCCACCTTACTCTGACAAG CATAATGAAATCCAAAAGGAAAACTGATCACTTGGAGAGAACTGCCAGTGTCGTTCGTCGGGag GTCGTGTCAGCTGCTAAGGTGTGTGGGGCTGCGAATGAGTCGCCATCTGTGAAGAGGCTCTGCCTGCTTGTTGCAGATAAagacttttcttttaaagctgGCCAGTG GGTTGATTTCTTTATCCCAGGAGTCTCAGTGGTTGGTGGGTTCTCAATATGCTCCAGCCCCAGACtgctagaagaagaaagaatgatagAATTGGCAGTGAAATATACGAACCACCCTCCTGCTCTCTGGATTCACAATCAG TGTACACTTGACTCGGAAGTGGCCGTGAGAGTGGGCGGAGAGTTCTTCTTTGACCCACAGCCTGCAGATGCCCCCAGAAACCTCGTGTTGATTGCAGGGGGAGTCGGAATTAACCCTCTGCTCTCCATCCTGCGGCACGCGGCCGACCTGCATAGAGAATGGGCAGACAAAGGAGGCGGCTATGAGATGGGGACGATAAAGCTCTTCTACAGTGCCCAAAACACCAGTGAGCTCCTGTTTAAG AAAAATATCCTCGATTTAGTAAATGAATTTCCTGAGAAGATTGTGTGCCGTTTGCATGTTACAAAACAGACAACACAAATCAGTGCAGAACTCAAGCCATACATCACGG AAGGAAGAATAACGGAAAAGGAGATAAGTGATCATGTTTCGAAAGAGACTTTGTTCTATATTTGTGGCCCACCTCCAATGACAGACTTTTTCTCCAAGCAACTGGAAAACAGCCGTGTTCCCCCAGAACACATTTGCTTTGAGAAGTGGTGGTAG
- the OXNAD1 gene encoding oxidoreductase NAD-binding domain-containing protein 1 isoform X2, with protein sequence MACAAVLVPGLLRSSSGTICSPAASLKLTSTALRHLTLTRVDFFIPGVSVVGGFSICSSPRLLEEERMIELAVKYTNHPPALWIHNQCTLDSEVAVRVGGEFFFDPQPADAPRNLVLIAGGVGINPLLSILRHAADLHREWADKGGGYEMGTIKLFYSAQNTSELLFKKNILDLVNEFPEKIVCRLHVTKQTTQISAELKPYITEGRITEKEISDHVSKETLFYICGPPPMTDFFSKQLENSRVPPEHICFEKWW encoded by the exons ATGGCCTGTGCTGCTGTCTTGGTCCCTGGGTTGTTGCGAAGCTCTTCTGGAACCATCTGCAGTCCGGCTGCTTCACTGAAACTGACATCCACCGCTTTGCGCCACCTTACTCTGACAAG GGTTGATTTCTTTATCCCAGGAGTCTCAGTGGTTGGTGGGTTCTCAATATGCTCCAGCCCCAGACtgctagaagaagaaagaatgatagAATTGGCAGTGAAATATACGAACCACCCTCCTGCTCTCTGGATTCACAATCAG TGTACACTTGACTCGGAAGTGGCCGTGAGAGTGGGCGGAGAGTTCTTCTTTGACCCACAGCCTGCAGATGCCCCCAGAAACCTCGTGTTGATTGCAGGGGGAGTCGGAATTAACCCTCTGCTCTCCATCCTGCGGCACGCGGCCGACCTGCATAGAGAATGGGCAGACAAAGGAGGCGGCTATGAGATGGGGACGATAAAGCTCTTCTACAGTGCCCAAAACACCAGTGAGCTCCTGTTTAAG AAAAATATCCTCGATTTAGTAAATGAATTTCCTGAGAAGATTGTGTGCCGTTTGCATGTTACAAAACAGACAACACAAATCAGTGCAGAACTCAAGCCATACATCACGG AAGGAAGAATAACGGAAAAGGAGATAAGTGATCATGTTTCGAAAGAGACTTTGTTCTATATTTGTGGCCCACCTCCAATGACAGACTTTTTCTCCAAGCAACTGGAAAACAGCCGTGTTCCCCCAGAACACATTTGCTTTGAGAAGTGGTGGTAG